A part of Halobacillus shinanisalinarum genomic DNA contains:
- a CDS encoding O-methyltransferase produces the protein MEQDAYLRSLLSTPSKEIEQLEHEGHKQGVPIMEPLGIDFLMQLIRLNKPQTMLEIGTAIGYSALRMLEAAPESSITTIERDTERYQQAVENISKFQAEQHINILCGDALELKEQVSQAAPFDLIFIDAAKGKYEEFFHLYAPLLSEDGMIVSDNVLFKGYVANNHEASGRMAKLAAKIRDFNQWLTSQENYHTSIVPIGDGVAVTVKNHKK, from the coding sequence ATGGAACAGGATGCATATTTACGTTCGTTACTATCTACACCATCAAAAGAGATAGAACAATTGGAACATGAGGGACACAAGCAAGGTGTGCCGATCATGGAGCCACTTGGAATTGACTTTTTAATGCAGCTCATTCGATTAAACAAGCCGCAAACCATGCTTGAAATTGGGACTGCGATTGGCTACTCTGCTTTAAGAATGCTCGAAGCTGCTCCTGAAAGTTCCATCACAACTATTGAAAGAGATACTGAACGTTATCAGCAAGCTGTTGAAAATATAAGCAAGTTTCAAGCAGAACAACACATCAACATTCTTTGTGGCGATGCTCTTGAATTGAAGGAACAGGTAAGTCAGGCAGCTCCATTCGATTTAATTTTTATTGATGCAGCCAAAGGCAAATATGAAGAATTCTTTCATTTGTATGCACCACTTCTGTCAGAGGACGGCATGATTGTGTCAGACAACGTCTTGTTCAAGGGATATGTGGCTAATAACCATGAAGCTTCAGGACGTATGGCAAAGTTGGCTGCAAAAATTCGTGACTTTAATCAATGGTTAACCTCTCAAGAAAACTACCATACATCGATTGTACCGATTGGTGATGGTGTAGCCGTTACTGTGAAGAACCATAAGAAATAG
- a CDS encoding IreB family regulatory phosphoprotein, with translation MSSMDKTMRFNFSEEPFEEDVRSVLLSVHNSLQEKGYNPINQIVGYLLSGDPAYIPRHQDARNLIRKMERDELIEELVKFYLEKNNGDA, from the coding sequence ATGAGTTCAATGGACAAAACAATGCGTTTTAATTTCTCAGAGGAGCCCTTTGAAGAGGATGTACGATCAGTATTACTATCTGTACACAATTCCTTGCAGGAGAAAGGATATAACCCAATCAATCAAATTGTTGGTTATTTGCTTTCGGGTGATCCAGCCTATATTCCACGCCATCAAGACGCAAGAAACCTCATACGCAAAATGGAACGGGACGAGCTTATTGAAGAGTTGGTTAAGTTTTATTTAGAAAAAAATAACGGGGATGCTTAA
- a CDS encoding YrrS family protein, with translation MGKVKEEEETMPKQGPSNSRSNRFEKRRKGTKLITWLAGAGALLLVAFIALFIFGGSGGQTASEPSSGEQQSNKDSSQEELNVITDEQTDQESDSSGKSSDKEKQDKQAKEDKEAEKAKEKDAVVEESDKENVERVVKKDWEPVQTEQETDGNHTVTYEKSSQDWQEILQAASKATSIDTGNMIAWRVENGGGAQKVEATVSDKAQQQTYRVYIHWTEGAGYKPIKVEELASNPYQ, from the coding sequence ATGGGAAAGGTAAAGGAGGAGGAAGAAACTATGCCTAAACAAGGGCCTTCTAATTCAAGATCAAATCGTTTCGAAAAAAGGAGAAAAGGAACGAAACTAATTACGTGGCTGGCAGGTGCAGGTGCACTATTGCTAGTTGCATTTATTGCTCTGTTTATTTTTGGTGGCAGCGGCGGGCAAACCGCATCTGAACCGTCATCTGGAGAGCAACAATCTAATAAGGATTCTTCCCAAGAAGAGCTTAACGTCATAACAGACGAACAAACGGATCAGGAAAGTGATTCTTCTGGTAAATCTAGCGATAAAGAAAAACAAGATAAGCAAGCTAAAGAAGATAAAGAAGCTGAAAAAGCTAAAGAGAAAGATGCTGTCGTTGAGGAAAGTGATAAAGAAAATGTTGAACGTGTAGTTAAAAAGGACTGGGAACCTGTACAAACAGAACAGGAAACTGATGGAAATCATACGGTCACATATGAAAAATCATCTCAGGATTGGCAAGAAATCTTACAAGCTGCAAGTAAAGCTACTTCAATCGATACAGGCAACATGATTGCCTGGCGAGTAGAAAACGGGGGCGGAGCGCAGAAAGTAGAGGCCACTGTCTCAGATAAAGCGCAGCAGCAGACGTATCGTGTTTATATACACTGGACAGAAGGTGCAGGTTATAAACCAATTAAAGTAGAAGAGCTAGCAAGTAACCCTTATCAGTAA
- the ruvX gene encoding Holliday junction resolvase RuvX, with protein MKKIGLDVGEKTIGVALSDAMGWTAQGVTTLKWDERNYTTAKEPLRKVIVENDVTEAIVGLPKNMNGSIGPRGEASQRFAKWLEKEYKLVVHLWDERLTTMAAERVLLDADVSRQKRKKVIDKMAAVIILQSYLDSKQ; from the coding sequence ATGAAGAAGATTGGTTTAGATGTGGGGGAGAAAACAATTGGTGTCGCTTTATCTGATGCCATGGGGTGGACAGCTCAAGGGGTGACTACTCTAAAATGGGATGAACGTAATTATACGACAGCCAAAGAGCCATTACGGAAAGTTATTGTTGAAAACGACGTGACAGAAGCCATTGTTGGTCTTCCAAAAAACATGAATGGGTCAATTGGTCCTCGCGGCGAAGCAAGTCAAAGGTTTGCAAAGTGGTTGGAAAAAGAGTATAAACTAGTCGTCCATCTCTGGGATGAACGACTAACAACCATGGCTGCAGAGCGCGTCTTACTCGATGCTGATGTAAGTCGTCAAAAAAGAAAAAAAGTCATTGATAAAATGGCTGCTGTAATCATATTACAGAGCTATTTAGATTCAAAACAATAA
- the greA gene encoding transcription elongation factor GreA — MAQEKSFYMTAEGKVKLQEELEHLKNERRKEVVERIKEARGFGDLSENSEYDAAKDEQAFVESRIQQVENMIRHAVIIENDNDNPDMVSMGKSVTFQELPDGDEETYTIVGSAEADPFEGKISNDSPMAQSLIGHEVGDQVAVVTPGGELDVKIISVTTK, encoded by the coding sequence ATGGCACAAGAGAAAAGCTTTTATATGACAGCAGAAGGTAAAGTAAAGCTTCAAGAGGAACTTGAGCATTTAAAAAATGAACGTCGAAAAGAGGTAGTCGAACGCATTAAAGAAGCAAGGGGATTTGGAGATTTATCCGAGAACTCGGAGTACGATGCTGCGAAGGACGAGCAGGCATTTGTAGAATCCAGAATCCAGCAAGTCGAAAATATGATTCGTCATGCGGTTATTATTGAAAACGATAACGATAACCCTGACATGGTGTCCATGGGTAAATCGGTTACTTTTCAAGAGCTTCCAGATGGAGATGAGGAAACGTATACGATCGTAGGAAGCGCTGAGGCTGATCCTTTTGAAGGGAAAATTAGCAACGACTCACCAATGGCCCAAAGCTTGATTGGTCATGAAGTAGGGGATCAAGTAGCTGTTGTTACCCCGGGCGGCGAATTAGATGTGAAAATAATTTCCGTTACAACTAAATAA
- a CDS encoding DUF1292 domain-containing protein translates to MALEKEERIIIPDENGEEHLFEVLFTFDVEQTGHSYIAVVPAEQKEGDEVEVFAFRYEEKGNEEDDLSLYQIESDEEWEMVEEMLNTLTEEDLT, encoded by the coding sequence ATGGCATTAGAAAAAGAAGAACGTATCATTATCCCTGATGAAAATGGGGAAGAGCATTTATTTGAGGTGTTGTTCACTTTTGACGTTGAACAAACAGGTCATTCGTACATTGCTGTAGTACCAGCAGAGCAAAAAGAGGGAGATGAGGTAGAAGTTTTTGCATTCCGATATGAAGAAAAAGGGAATGAAGAGGACGATTTATCTCTCTACCAAATAGAATCAGACGAAGAGTGGGAAATGGTTGAGGAAATGTTAAATACCTTAACAGAAGAAGACTTAACTTAA
- the udk gene encoding uridine kinase, whose protein sequence is MNDKPVVIGVAGGTGSGKTSVTRSIIQRFADKTILMVEQDYYYKDQSHLPLEERLKTNYDHPLAFDNDLLIEHLKDLIQQKSVSKPVYDYKMHTRSDETIHIEPKEVIIVEGILVLEDDRLRDLMDIKVFVDTDADVRIIRRMLRDINERGRTLDSVIEQYTTVVRPMHLQFVEPTKRYADLIIPEGGQNHVAIDLMATKIQTVLFEKGQKLSKENS, encoded by the coding sequence ATGAATGATAAACCTGTTGTAATTGGTGTAGCCGGAGGGACAGGCTCCGGTAAAACGAGTGTAACCCGATCTATTATTCAGCGCTTTGCTGATAAAACAATACTTATGGTGGAGCAAGATTATTATTATAAGGATCAAAGTCATCTACCGTTAGAAGAAAGGCTGAAGACAAATTACGACCATCCCTTAGCTTTTGATAATGATTTACTAATCGAGCACCTCAAGGATTTAATCCAGCAAAAATCAGTTTCAAAGCCAGTATATGATTATAAAATGCATACACGCTCAGACGAAACAATTCATATCGAGCCAAAAGAGGTTATTATTGTTGAGGGGATTTTAGTACTAGAGGATGATCGTTTACGTGATTTAATGGATATCAAGGTTTTCGTTGACACAGATGCGGACGTCCGAATTATTCGGAGGATGCTGCGTGATATTAATGAACGTGGCCGCACACTAGATTCTGTTATTGAGCAATATACTACTGTAGTTCGTCCTATGCACCTGCAATTTGTTGAGCCAACGAAGCGATATGCAGACTTGATCATACCAGAAGGTGGACAAAACCATGTAGCGATTGACTTGATGGCTACGAAGATCCAAACTGTTTTGTTTGAGAAAGGGCAAAAGCTAAGCAAAGAAAATAGTTGA
- the mltG gene encoding endolytic transglycosylase MltG, with translation MSDFKQKYKERIKKRNEEASTVRKIVAVVLTTIVIVLLIGGISGYFYVNHALQPVDPDDETQKNIEIPLGSSNSQIAKILEENQVINNALIFRFYTKFKNETGFQAGEYQFTSAMTLDEIVASLKTGKVRKDPVFSVTIPEGYTLEQIAASYAKKLDFTKEEFMKKVNDSKYVSQLIEQHPALLDEVILKQEIRYPLEGYLFASTYNFYIEDPSIEQIVNKMIKRTEEVVLPYRDALNKLNSDEGMTIHQVITMASLLENEAKTKENRRKIAGVFYNRIEKGMKLQTDPTVLYALGEHKDRVLYKDLEVESPYNTYHVKKLPVGPISSFHKNSMAAAANPIESDYLYFLADGDGNIYYSKTLEKHNKLKAEHISGE, from the coding sequence TTGTCTGATTTTAAGCAGAAGTATAAAGAGCGAATTAAAAAGCGTAATGAAGAAGCGAGTACAGTCCGCAAGATTGTTGCGGTTGTATTAACTACTATAGTAATCGTCCTTCTAATAGGGGGCATATCAGGATATTTTTACGTAAATCATGCATTACAACCCGTAGACCCTGACGATGAAACTCAAAAAAATATTGAAATTCCTCTCGGGTCCTCGAACTCACAAATTGCAAAAATCCTAGAAGAAAATCAGGTGATAAACAATGCTCTCATTTTTAGATTTTATACAAAGTTTAAAAATGAGACAGGCTTTCAAGCAGGAGAGTATCAATTTACCTCAGCGATGACACTTGATGAAATTGTTGCATCATTAAAAACAGGAAAAGTAAGGAAAGACCCTGTATTTAGTGTGACGATCCCTGAAGGATATACCTTAGAACAAATAGCCGCCTCATATGCTAAGAAACTTGATTTTACAAAAGAAGAATTTATGAAAAAAGTAAATGATAGTAAGTATGTCAGTCAACTGATTGAACAGCATCCAGCTTTACTGGATGAAGTCATCTTGAAGCAGGAGATTCGTTATCCTCTTGAAGGCTATTTATTTGCTTCCACCTATAACTTTTATATAGAGGATCCAAGCATTGAACAAATTGTTAATAAAATGATTAAACGAACAGAGGAAGTTGTCTTGCCTTACCGTGATGCGTTAAATAAACTGAATTCAGATGAAGGAATGACCATTCACCAAGTGATAACAATGGCATCATTGCTCGAAAATGAAGCGAAGACAAAAGAAAATAGAAGGAAAATTGCGGGTGTCTTTTACAATCGAATTGAAAAAGGTATGAAGTTGCAGACAGACCCGACTGTCCTTTATGCACTGGGTGAGCATAAAGATCGAGTGCTCTACAAGGACTTAGAAGTTGAATCACCATATAACACATACCATGTAAAAAAACTCCCTGTCGGCCCGATATCAAGCTTTCATAAGAACTCAATGGCCGCTGCGGCTAATCCTATTGAATCGGATTATCTGTATTTCCTAGCAGACGGGGACGGCAACATCTATTACTCAAAAACTTTAGAAAAGCATAACAAACTTAAAGCAGAACATATATCAGGAGAATAG